From Halorussus lipolyticus:
ACACTCGCTCGACCAACTCGTCCCCACTCTCTGCCGTCAGTTTCACTATCGCCTCCTTGCCGACCTCGCCGCGGTCCAGTACTGCGACCGGCGTGCCTTCGACCGACTCGAACGCCTGTCGCGCGCCCCACTGCATCGTAGAGCCTTCCTGCGCTTTCACGTCGTCAGGCTCCGCACCTCTGTCGTACTCCGCGACCGGCCAGTCCAGCGACTCCAGCGCGGACTCCACGTCCGAGTCGAACCGACAATTCGCGGCGAATCGCAGGTCGGGGTCGAACTCGCGGCACGACAGCAGGAAGCGCGCGACGTGACTCGACGCACCGAAGCGGACGCCCCGGTTGGGTTTGACGCCCGAGAAGGTTCGGGTGATTCGGCCCTCGACCGCGGCGGTTTCGCCGGTCTCCTCGGCGTAGGGGGTCGCGCCGACGACGTTCATCCCCACCTCCGGCACGAGGCCGGACACGTCCTCGGCCGCGAATTTCTGGACGACTTCGCGGACCTCCTCGGCAGTGGGTTCGCGGGCTTGGCGGTTCCGAATCCCGGCAGAGTGGTGGACTGCGCCCGGTCCCTCGCCGACGTCGAGGTGGTACCGGACCGCGCGCTCCATGAACGCCGCGCTCGCTTCGACCGCATTATTTAGATTGTACCCCCGCGAGAGGAGCGCCGCGATGGCGGCCGAGAGCGCGCATCCCGACCCGTGGGTGGCCTCGGTCTCGACGCGCGGGTGCCGGAAGGTTCGGGCCTCGGATTCAGTCACCAGCACGTCCTGTACCGCATCGCCGGGGACGTGCCCGCCCTTCAGGAGGGCGGCGTCCGCGCCCATCGCCAGCAACTCCTCGCCCGCTGTGATGGCGGTCTCTTTGCTGTCGATTTCGACGCCGGTCAGGACCTCCGCCTCGTCGGCGTTTGGCGTCACGAGCGCGGCCTCGGCGAGTAAGTCCTCGTAAGCCTTCTCGGCCGCGGGTTCGAGGAGACGGTCGCCCGACGCGGCGACCATCACGGGGTCCACGACGACCGGGAAGTCGGCCTCCCCAGCGCGGTCGGCAACGGTCCGGACGATTTCCGCGGTGGCGAGCATCCCGGTTTTGGCGGCGCGCACGTCGAAGTCGTCGGTCACGGCGTCGATTTGGGCTGACACTTCCTCGGCGGGGAGGACGTGCGTGGACTCGACTCCGCTGGTGTTCTGGGCAGTCACG
This genomic window contains:
- the thiD gene encoding bifunctional hydroxymethylpyrimidine kinase/phosphomethylpyrimidine kinase; amino-acid sequence: MSDESRPTTTQTRIPAPVEKPVALTVAGSDSGGGAGVQADCKTIEAHGAFGTSAVTAVTAQNTSGVESTHVLPAEEVSAQIDAVTDDFDVRAAKTGMLATAEIVRTVADRAGEADFPVVVDPVMVAASGDRLLEPAAEKAYEDLLAEAALVTPNADEAEVLTGVEIDSKETAITAGEELLAMGADAALLKGGHVPGDAVQDVLVTESEARTFRHPRVETEATHGSGCALSAAIAALLSRGYNLNNAVEASAAFMERAVRYHLDVGEGPGAVHHSAGIRNRQAREPTAEEVREVVQKFAAEDVSGLVPEVGMNVVGATPYAEETGETAAVEGRITRTFSGVKPNRGVRFGASSHVARFLLSCREFDPDLRFAANCRFDSDVESALESLDWPVAEYDRGAEPDDVKAQEGSTMQWGARQAFESVEGTPVAVLDRGEVGKEAIVKLTAESGDELVERVLALLDAL